Proteins encoded within one genomic window of Humulus lupulus chromosome 1, drHumLupu1.1, whole genome shotgun sequence:
- the LOC133789016 gene encoding uncharacterized mitochondrial protein AtMg00860-like, translating into MEFSWKASLVKLAGSTEVATHQVSYNQFIALLREGKVRDVYHFSAVMAEGNNTGTDLALVESTLPAVGKEKIEYLGNLVSANGVQADPTKISAMLEWPTPTSLKKLRGFLGLTSYYRRFVSHYASIASLLTELLKKDNFHWIVVAAFKNSRKP; encoded by the exons ATGGAATTCTCCTGGAAAGCTAGCTTGGTAAAATTGGCTGGCTCCACTGAGGTAGCAACTCATCAGGTTTCGTATAACCAATTTATTGCCTTGTTGCGCGAGGGAAAAGTCAGAGATGTGTATCACTTCTCTGCGGTCATGGCGGAGGGAAATAACACAGGGACTGATCTGGCATTAGTTGAGTCAACACTCCCTGCTGTTGGTAAAG AAAAAATTGAATACTTAGGAAATTTGGTGTCTGCAAATGGTGTCCAAGCCGACCCTACCAAGATATCCGCCATGTTGGAGTGGCCTACACCCACTTCACTTAAGAAACTAAGAGGGTTCCTCGGCCTTACAAGTTATTATAGAAGGTTTGTCTCTCACTATGCCTCAATTGCGTCACTATTAACAGAGCTCTTGAAAAAGGATAATTTTCATTGGATAGTTGTTGCCGCTTTTAAAAACTCAAGAAAGCCATGA